In the genome of Rhinolophus ferrumequinum isolate MPI-CBG mRhiFer1 chromosome 24, mRhiFer1_v1.p, whole genome shotgun sequence, one region contains:
- the SLC36A1 gene encoding proton-coupled amino acid transporter 1 isoform X2, which yields MSTQRLRNEDYPDYSSTDVSPEESPSEGVNNFSSSGSYQRFGESSSTTWFQTLIHLLKGNIGTGLLGLPLAVKNAGILMGPLSLLVIGIVAVHCMGILVKCAHHFCRRLNKPFVDYGETVMYGLESSPSSWLRNHAHWGRHIVDFFLIVTQLGFCCVYFVFLADNFKQVIEAANGTTNNCNNNETVILAPTMDSRLYMLTFLPFLVLLVFVRNLRVLSIFSLLANISMLVSLVMIYQFIVQRIPNPSRLPLVASWKTYPLFFGTAIFAFEGIGMVLPLENKMKDPRKFPVILYAGMAIITALYISLGCLGYLQFGTDIQGSITLNLPNCWLYQSVKLLYSIGIFFTYALQFYVPAEIIIPFFVARVPEHWGLVVDLSVRTMLVGLTCVLAILIPRLDLVISLVGSVSSSALALIIPPLLEITTYYSEGMNPLTIAKDALISTLGFVGFVVGTYQALSELIQPSNAPIFINSTSDLA from the exons ATGGTTCCAGACCTTGATCCACCTGTTAAAAGGCAACATCGGCACAGGACTCCTGGGGCTGCCCCTGGCAGTGAAAAATGCAGGCATCTTG ATGGGTCCCCTCAGCCTGCTGGTGATAGGCATCGTGGCCGTGCACTGCATGGGCATCCTGGTGAAATGTGCTCACCACTTCTGCCGAAG ACTGAATAAGCCCTTTGTGGACTATGGGGAGACAGTGATGTACGGACTGGAAtccagccccagctcctggctcCGGAACCACGCACACTGGGGAAG GCACATCGTGGACTTCTTCCTGATTGTCACGCAGCTGGGATTCTGCTGTGTCTATTTTGTCTTTCTGGCTGACAACTTTAAACAG GTTATAGAAGCGGCCAATGGGACCACCAACAACTGCAACAACAACGAGACGGTGATTCTGGCGCCCACCATGGACTCGAGACTCTACATGCTCACCTTCCTGCCCTTCCTGGTGCTGCTGGTCTTTGTCAGGAACCTCAGGGTCCTGTCCATCTTCTCCCTGTTGGCCAACATCAGCATGCTGGTCAGCCTGGTCATGATCTATCAGTTCATTGTCCAG AGGATTCCAAACCCCAGCCGCCTCCCCTTGGTGGCATCCTGGAAGACCTACCCTCTGTTCTTTGGCACGGCCATTTTTGCATTCGAAGGCATCGGGATG GTTCTGCCTCTTGAGAACAAAATGAAGGATCCTCGGAAATTTCCAGTCATCCTGTATGCGGGAATGGCCATCATCACAGCCCTCTACATCAGCCTGGGGTGTCTGGGGTACCTGCAATTTGGCACTGATATCCAAGGCAGCATAACCCTCAACCTGCCCAACTGCTG GCTGTACCAGTCAGTGAAACTGCTGTACTCCATCGGCATCTTCTTCACCTACGCCCTCCAGTTCTACGTCCCGGCCGAGATCATCATTCCCTTCTTCGTGGCCCGCGTGCCTGAGCATTGGGGGCTCGTGGTCGACCTGTCCGTGCGGACCATGCTGGTCGGCCTGACGT GCGTCTTGGCCATCCTCATCCCCCGCCTGGACCTGGTCATCTCCCTAGTGGGCTCCGTGAGCAGCAGTGCCCTGGCCCTCATCATCCCGCCCCTCCTGGAGATCACCACCTACTACTCGGAGGGCATGAACCCGCTCACCATCGCCAAGGACGCCCTGATCAGCACCCTGGGCTTCGTGGGCTTTGTGGTGGGGACGTATCAGGCTCTCTCGGAGCTGATCCAGCCAAGCAATGCTCCCATTTTCATCAACTCCACCAGTGACCTTGCATAG
- the SLC36A1 gene encoding proton-coupled amino acid transporter 1 isoform X3, whose amino-acid sequence MVPDLDPPVKRQHRHRTPGAAPGSEKCRHLGKGLPGALLVSPCLSHICPQMGPLSLLVIGIVAVHCMGILVKCAHHFCRRLNKPFVDYGETVMYGLESSPSSWLRNHAHWGRHIVDFFLIVTQLGFCCVYFVFLADNFKQVIEAANGTTNNCNNNETVILAPTMDSRLYMLTFLPFLVLLVFVRNLRVLSIFSLLANISMLVSLVMIYQFIVQRIPNPSRLPLVASWKTYPLFFGTAIFAFEGIGMVLPLENKMKDPRKFPVILYAGMAIITALYISLGCLGYLQFGTDIQGSITLNLPNCWLYQSVKLLYSIGIFFTYALQFYVPAEIIIPFFVARVPEHWGLVVDLSVRTMLVGLTCVLAILIPRLDLVISLVGSVSSSALALIIPPLLEITTYYSEGMNPLTIAKDALISTLGFVGFVVGTYQALSELIQPSNAPIFINSTSDLA is encoded by the exons ATGGTTCCAGACCTTGATCCACCTGTTAAAAGGCAACATCGGCACAGGACTCCTGGGGCTGCCCCTGGCAGTGAAAAATGCAGGCATCTTGGTAAGGGTCTGCCTGGTG CCCTGCTTGTCTCTCCCTGTCTTTCCCACATCTGTCCCCAGATGGGTCCCCTCAGCCTGCTGGTGATAGGCATCGTGGCCGTGCACTGCATGGGCATCCTGGTGAAATGTGCTCACCACTTCTGCCGAAG ACTGAATAAGCCCTTTGTGGACTATGGGGAGACAGTGATGTACGGACTGGAAtccagccccagctcctggctcCGGAACCACGCACACTGGGGAAG GCACATCGTGGACTTCTTCCTGATTGTCACGCAGCTGGGATTCTGCTGTGTCTATTTTGTCTTTCTGGCTGACAACTTTAAACAG GTTATAGAAGCGGCCAATGGGACCACCAACAACTGCAACAACAACGAGACGGTGATTCTGGCGCCCACCATGGACTCGAGACTCTACATGCTCACCTTCCTGCCCTTCCTGGTGCTGCTGGTCTTTGTCAGGAACCTCAGGGTCCTGTCCATCTTCTCCCTGTTGGCCAACATCAGCATGCTGGTCAGCCTGGTCATGATCTATCAGTTCATTGTCCAG AGGATTCCAAACCCCAGCCGCCTCCCCTTGGTGGCATCCTGGAAGACCTACCCTCTGTTCTTTGGCACGGCCATTTTTGCATTCGAAGGCATCGGGATG GTTCTGCCTCTTGAGAACAAAATGAAGGATCCTCGGAAATTTCCAGTCATCCTGTATGCGGGAATGGCCATCATCACAGCCCTCTACATCAGCCTGGGGTGTCTGGGGTACCTGCAATTTGGCACTGATATCCAAGGCAGCATAACCCTCAACCTGCCCAACTGCTG GCTGTACCAGTCAGTGAAACTGCTGTACTCCATCGGCATCTTCTTCACCTACGCCCTCCAGTTCTACGTCCCGGCCGAGATCATCATTCCCTTCTTCGTGGCCCGCGTGCCTGAGCATTGGGGGCTCGTGGTCGACCTGTCCGTGCGGACCATGCTGGTCGGCCTGACGT GCGTCTTGGCCATCCTCATCCCCCGCCTGGACCTGGTCATCTCCCTAGTGGGCTCCGTGAGCAGCAGTGCCCTGGCCCTCATCATCCCGCCCCTCCTGGAGATCACCACCTACTACTCGGAGGGCATGAACCCGCTCACCATCGCCAAGGACGCCCTGATCAGCACCCTGGGCTTCGTGGGCTTTGTGGTGGGGACGTATCAGGCTCTCTCGGAGCTGATCCAGCCAAGCAATGCTCCCATTTTCATCAACTCCACCAGTGACCTTGCATAG